The sequence AGTATGGCACCATCTACTGGTTGGATCCGGTATAATCTGTACCTGCGGATTGTATTTGCTGCCTGTCGTCTGCGCTGGGCCCTTCTTCTGGCCAGGATCCCCCTCCACCATGCCTGGACTGCAATAGCTGCCAGATACAGCAAATTCACATAAATAAATGGTTCAGATTTACTGTAAATATGAGATACACATGTATCTCGTGTATAAACTTTATATAAACCTCCCTACCTGAGTTTCTGAGCTTCTGGTATTTGCACTTCTGGCTGTAGCCTTTCCACCCCGCCTGCAGCTTGGTGGCTGTGTGGGGACAGAGGCAACAAGCTCAAACCTGCAGCACATTGTCTGTCAGCAATATAACGGCATTGATGCGTCAGATCGAGACTTGCCAACTCTTACCGAGACTGTGTTTCCTGGTCTCCAGTGCATCCTCTGTGGCAAACAAGGTCTTTGGGAAGCGAATGAAGATTTTGGATCTAAGTGGTTATGAAAGACATGGAATTACAGACACAATAAAGAAAGTCAAAATATGGGACAGTGCTTCTTATTCTACAGGATCTGTGACAGCTGCCAGATATGACAGATTAGTTTTGACATCTTCATCAGACAGTGCAGCTGACCTGCCCATTTTGTACTCCTCAGGCTTGTATCCCAAGTGTTTGACCAATGTGGAAACTCCATCTGACAGCTTCCCGTCCCAGTTAGGCCACGTGCCTGGACACAGGGACTTGTAtctaaacataaaaagaaaaaaaaacaaagtaatcaTTTGAATTAAATCAAAAACTAAAAGGGTCTGGCTGTTTATAAGACAGCAGGTTAGCCAGCTATTTCTATAGTTTCTATTTGGAGGCCAGcctttatttgtttgtctcaCCTCTGCCTGATCATTATCAGAGACCCGCTTTTTAACAGATAAAGACATACAGGTAAATAAATGCCTCAGGCGAGCACAAACCAGTCAGAGAAATAATGTGCAATATGTAAGCTTTGTTTGATTTATCTGTAGTAAGACTGCCAAATGATCCCTTTTTCCAGCCTCTGACCTGTGAGGATTTAGTGCTTTTGCCTAACGTCACAGGAAGTAACAAGGAATTTTCTGTTTCCCCTTTTTTGCTTCAggaaacttctttttttcaacCTCTATTCCAAATTAAGTTAGCAATGATAGCAGAAGGTGATTTAAGACACTTTGGCTTAAAAGGCCTCTCACCTGAGAGAAGAATAATAGCTCTACACCAGCATGGGTTTACTGTCATTCAAATCGAGTTTAAATACTGGGAATAGTCACTTTTGAGCAGCTTTgaacttttttcttgttttgctgcCAATGACTTGGGGTATGAGGAGGAGGTATTGAGACTTTTGGTAGGTGTTAAAAGCTACTATAGTGTACTGAGGTATCCAATGGAATGCAAAGCTCAATACTACGTTGTTCCATAGTTATGAACGAATCTAAATAGTTTTACTTAATAATGTTCAATGAATTACTAAAACTAATGTGTTTCTATGTGAGAATCTTTGTGACCGATAGCTGCGATGACACCAGCAGATGTTGTGGAGACATGTTAGCGGTGGCAGATCACCTCTGCAGGAACACCTCGTAGCGGCGTCTGTAGGCAAAGCCTGCCCTCCTCACCCGCAGATTCTCCATCAGTCCCAGATACTTGACCTGGTGACGGATCAATACTTCATCAAATCGACCTGTGACGGAGAGCAGAGGGAGAGCAGGCTCagtgagaaaaatgtgaaaggCAGCAGAGCAAAATGAACCAGAGAAAACCAGTAAATGCTAAGCAGCAGGAGTGGGAGTGACACAGGACAAAGAAAGAGTGTGAAACCAACAAAAGGCCAACTGTGGAGAGAAACAAAGGGCTGGTCCGATATACTGACGACCACACGGAGAGGTCCACTGCAGCTACTGatggagcagaaaaaaacaaaacaaacaaacaaacaaaaaaacaacaacaaccccaaatCCAACCTGCTTAGGTCAGAATTTTTGAAATATCAGAATGAATGTGAGGTTTGTGGGGAAATTATTATCTTGTTGAAGCTCCTTTTACTAAAAGTATTGCATAAAGCTGACATTGACCCTCTGAAAAATACTAACACTCATAGCAATCTGAATCGAGctgacaacaaaaaacaactttattacaggagtattttattttgaaaatctgaaTTTATATAGTGTGAAACATTAACAGATACAAATAAAGCAGAATTAAAACTTACTACATGCACTTGAAACATTTTCATGCTGTTGAAATCTAAATTTATGAAGTACACCTAAATGTAAGCTTTGCAATTGGAAAACAATATTAGCACAGGTCTCCACCAAAACAACAGGCTTCTTTGTAAATGTCCAGTAAAGTCACTGGTTTTGTTTGAACAGATTAAAGAGTAGAAAGCTCACATCTGTCAACTGTTTTTATTATCATCACTTAGAGTGGTGATGGCAGCTGGTAGTAATAACAGCAAAAATACCATCATTTTGTTGTAGGGGGGCAATAATATGTGAGAGAGGGTCGGGCGTATGCAggtacacacaaacagacataaaTGCTCCCAATTTACTCAACATCTGACACCTATGTGTCACCTCACTGTCTTCCTCGCTTTCCTGGCCTCACACTTATACTCTTTGTTGTGCCCtggatttattatttatgcTGTGTTTGTGGGGAAAGTATTGTTCCGTAGTTAGATTTTGCattgaaaaaaagcaaagactaGAAGGAAAAACTGATGAtggatatgtctgtgaaggttcatcgtagtctaaggagcttggaaagaaaagcgtctggacttctcatccaagaagcttcttcagttcagaactgaactgaacagatgagaggtgaaacgtcttcaagcaacttaaagaagtccagacgcttttctttccaagctctttagactGATGATGGATATGAGATCATTATGAAATCGTGATCCATTAGCTGTCACCGAATGAGGCGAACAATCGATTCAAACATTTAACAACAACATTTGAAAGAATGCGTTCTATCGTGTTCTGCACTACATTAACAGAAAAAGGACTTGAAACCATACCTGACTGCTTGGAGTCATTGGGCTTGATACAGCGCACGTACGACGGCTCCTTGGACATCAGGATCTCCATGAGTTTCGCCAGACTGGCTTTGAACTGGGTGGCTGCCTGGAGGGGCAGACACAGAAATATGATGAATGAGAGGTGGTTAGCAGGGGATAGAGAGATGAAGGCAAGAGGACGCTGGGTGGCAAATGGAGCAAAgacttaaaaagataaaaagtgacGAGGAGAAGAGCAAACTGAAGCCTGCTGACAGAGAGGATGAGCTAAGAAGAGCAACGTCAGCAGGGGGCGGCGATGTGACGGCAAGCCCAGCTGACACTGAACACTGGGCCCAGTGTGGAGTACTGGGACTCTTAACCCGCCAGCCTGTGACAGGTCCTGTGTGAGTGAGCGTGCATGGAGGACATACAAGTGTCAGGGAATTCCTCAGTGAGTGGGTAGCCACAGAGAATCCCCATCAGACCGCCCACTCAGCACTGGAGAGGGGAAACACACCactgtttgttttgctgtgGGAAAGTATGCTGGGACGCAAACAAGGAAAAACACGGCAGACCTCAGGAAACCTCAGAAATTGAAGCAGGGAGGCACAGATGGACACTGAGGTATCTCACCGTATCAGGACGCTTCTTGTCACTCAGCTCTTCCCTGTTAAAGCACTGCGTCAGGATCTTGTTCTCTGACATACACAtgacctgcagacacacacgcagggTACGTTTAGCCTGAACGTCAACTCTGGGAAAGAAAATGGTTCGCTTAAACTCTGTCTCACCTCTTTTAGGTTCCTGAAGAGCAGGTCGTTGTTCTTGTCCAAAAATCCTGAAAGGAGAAAGAGTCAGATGTGAAAATGCAATACCTCACATTAACACTCATCACTGGCCCACTGCTCTGACTTTCTCTTCTTCAaatgtgtgagagaaaaaaaatccagattctcagattattTCTTGGTCTTCCTTCAAAGGGAAAAACTCCCAATGCAGCAAGCGagctaaaacaataataatactaataaaaaaaaaatcaaacaaacagtgGTACATTTTCAATTTAGACAGACTGAAGAGTTTTCTAATACTGAATTTGATTTTATAccacagtaaataaaaattttattttctgattttcCAGCTGTAACAAGTTCAATTGAGGATCTTTCAAAGTGGTCTTAAAGCGGATCTATGTGACTTTTCCTCATTTCCTTTCATATATGACCCTGTtacaatgtaatgtaatgtaaatgctcATTTTAACCACGGCAAACAGCTCAAGATCAGTGTAGGTACAAGTAGTCACTGAAACTTAGGGTTCGGGCTGATGCTTCTTTCTACTCTTGGCTCAACGTTACATTATTCAAAGTGGATACCTCTAATATGGTCAGGCCCCAGCCAACTGCTATTCAAATACTTTGTTAGTGAGGGGCATCCAGTCACAAGAACGTTGTCTTGTTTCAGTCAGACGTTAAACTAAAAGGCTGCATGAAGTCCTGGGATAAGCAAATACGTAAGGATAATTTTGGACTGTGAATTATGCAAAGTTACtgaattaaagtttaaaaatgtgaacaGAATAGGTTACCTTTAACAGCTTGCTTAATAGCAAATAAAGCCGATATATTTAGAGTTGTATCTAAATGTACTTACTACTACTACAGGTTAATTTGACGGATAACGTAACTACTAACTGTATGCTTTCTCTGTTAAGGTGAGCCTTCCAAATTGGTGAATTAACCTTTTTCAAGCAAGGTTCATAAGAAGTAAGCAGGATTTTCATAAGAAGTACTTTCACACAGTGCATTTGTGGCTAACTAGCTTGTTGCTTCTGAAATGTTGACCCAGGGCAACATTAAGAATAAGGGTTCAAAATTGCTACTTGTTACGTTTGAATGTCAAGAAGATGGTCAGAAACTGGATTAtttatataactttataaaaaaaatccgTCACATCACTGCTACAAACAAACTGTGCAAGAACAGGCCTGATGTATGTGATTTTGTTATGTGAAGTATTAGAGCTTCTGTAAGTCTGCTCAGAGCTTTTACCATTTACTGGGAGTATTATCAAACAGTACTGGTATTTAGTACTGGAAAGGAGTCTGACATGCCTGACTGCTTTGCCAAATTCACCACAATAACAAACATGCAACGGCACGAGGTCATGCTGTCCTTGgctgtttttttccacttagaAAAAAGAAGCACTACTTTGATGTTgacactgttcacagcagtacactCTCACAtcaacacaaccacacacatatacatatatatatataaatacacacacacacacacacaccgttgACATTGTAGTTAACCTCCCCAGCGTAATGCAGCAGTCTGAATTCATCACGGCCCATTACCTTCCGGGTCTTTGCATCTGCCAGTTTGTGACTGCAGGgaagaacacaaacaaacaacgtGGATTTACCAGGAAATAAACTGGATACATTTAATAGTTCAAAGTCTGACAAGCTGAACTTTATGTGAGATCACACTGTATAAGCTGTGGATGAGATGAGATCAAACTAACGTGACAAAGTGTGCGTGTCCGCCCACGGTGTCCTCCAGCTTCTCTAGGAAGGTCAAGTCACTGGCATCTCCGGGCCTCAGACACTCCTCATCCTGTGACACATGAACAGAGAGGTCAAATATTGTGACTACAAACTCTCAGAGTTTGGCTGTCACACTTGCCTGTTGTGTCCTGTGTATTAAAGGTCAGGTACAAAAGGTCTTGTTCACTTGTCTAACAAAAGGTGTAATTTTCACTGAGGTAAGCAGGAACATCTCcctttcacattttaaaatcataactTTCCTCTTAATCTTTGGGTATATGTTTGATTTTCTCCCTAAAATGTctctaaacacaaaaaataagttTGATTCATTCATATAGTAACATATCTAAATATAGATGATACATGGTGAGCTTCTTTATAGCAGTCACTGAACAGCCAACACTGGACCCACAGTGCGCAGTGGTTAGCAGCGCTCGCCTTGCAGGAAGAGGTTTGTGGTTTGAATCTGCTGTTGTCTGAGGAGCTTGCAGACTGAAGTGTTCTGTCACTTTTCAACCAAATTCACcacatctttgtttgtttttttccccccgattttacatttttagtttttgcttcGACTGTCACTCTCAGGCCTACGCACTAAATAAGAAGCTGGAGACAAAAGTCTATGTGCTTGTCTATGCATGGATTATTCCTGTTTGTCTGATATGTTCCACTAAAGACTATTCTTTTTAATATGCTCACCCATAGATTCTTTAAATATTTCTGCTTCTAGACCACATAAGCAATAAGTGAGAGGGACTAGCATATCTCCTCACCAGAATGGAGATGATGCCTTTAAACTTCTCCTCCACCAGGTCACAGATTATCTTGTTGTTGAAGTACTGCACTGGCTCCCACTGGAAATGCACAAAAGTTATGGTTAGAGAtcattaagagaaaaaaaaatgactgattGCTGAGCAGCTCAACGATCTGCTGCACAGataggaaaaagaaatcattaatagatttttttctcattaaaatCTGAGCTGCCACCAGAAATTGATAAGACCAAGACACAAAACAACTTGAAAGCACAAGAATCAAAATCACAGTGCACCCCAGGCTGAGTGTGGTGGTTGCAGGTCCTGTTACCTGTTAGCACAGTCAAACTATTTCCACTGAGAcggcagagagagagggggagagcgAGAGATATCAGATAAGAATGGACTCTTTGAGAAGAGAATCCAAGCTTCTCCCACAACTTGTTTGCTCTCTGACCACACATACATTTacattagaatgaaaacaagatGCTCTTGTTCTGAAGGgccaaacaaaatcaaaattcaaTGAATATAAATGAGGAGAATAAGAGTAAGTGAGGAGAACAGTCAGCATCTTGAAACATCTTTCAGTGCAGACCTGTTTTGACATGTAATCTTCTTAAGAGGTTGAAATTTTTAATCTGTAAATAAAAGGCCTCCACCTCCCTCACCTCAACCAATAAGAGGGCTTCATTTCTAATGGGTCTGCATCTTCTAAAAATATGTGCACTTTCTCTAAATTACTTTGAGTTTAGActctgagggggaaaaaagcagaacaGTGAATTCAATTATCGGCTTTACTTTGGAAAACTGCAGACACAATTGCATTAGGAGCTCTTTGCAGAGCCTGAACTCTCACTGACCCACTGATGAAAACaaactgtggaaaaagtaaataagaaaTCTTTAAAGCATGAGCAGAGCGGTGCACAGAGTAGGGAAACCCCTGcacaaaatttttaaaaaaaagagaaaaaaattctACATGTACATTTGCTGCAGCTGAACAAGCAAACAGCAGGTTTTTTACATATGGAAAAGGTCCACGGCCATCACTGTCTAAGCTTTCTGAAACCAGACCTGAGGAACACATGGTACTTTTAATGGGAAACTACATATGACAACAGGTCGATCACAGCAGGTGTATGGGCACTGAGACAGAGAGCAGTGTCTGACCGTGATGCCTTCGGCCTCGTACTCGTCCTGCTCCGACTTCAGGGTGAGCTCGATGAAGAGCTGCTGCAGCTTCTCGTTACAATAGTTGATGCAGAACTGCTCAAAGCTGACACATGCAACAAACGAGACAGATAAGACAAAGCAAGGAGACATGTTGATTCTAGTTTATTATGTCACACTGTTCACAGAGTAGACGACAATGGAAGTGGAACACATCCAAATGAGTTCATCTAAGTTTTTTAGCAcacaaaaaggggaaaaggaTTCATTGGCTAATTTGGGGGTAGTTGTACCTGTTGTGCTGGAAGACCTCAAAGCCATAGATATCCAGCAGACCAATGACACTGTAATTCTTGGAAGAGTCGCTctgttagaaaaaacaaacaaaaaacgcaTTTGTAATATACAGGAAAAGGAAAGTCCCAGCATACAATAAACACCATTTCATCATCTAAAGAAACTGCTGTTATGCTGCTCAGAACAATACTACCAATGAGGTTGAGCAATACAGTAAATCAGACCAGTGCTAGCATTTATATAATAACTGGATTGAATAATATTCTgcagaaataaaacattaagaTAGATAACTGCTATGGCATTAATGTACTGAGAGGTTGGAAAAGAATTTGTAAAGTAATGAATTTAGAGGAAGACTCTAAACTTAATTTAAAACCAAGTATGTTAGCTACTCTCTTTCACtggctaaaaaaaattaaaaaaaacagacgtCTACCTCTTGTTTTCTGCACTATAATAAGTTTGTTTTTAAGCCTCGAGATTTAAAGGTAATGGTTCATATTAGATGGATTAATTCTTGAGGATAAAAGaattaaagaaaacataaaagttAAATTTATGGGAATAGAAAACAAGCTAAAACTGGtagagtttcttttctttctttcttttttgaaaatggGATTATTTCACGTAACAGGTgtgataatataaaaaaaaaaaaagtgtatattCATGACAAATGTGAAACTATAGAAATAAGAAATGCACTCAATGTATATGAACATGTGCAGCGTCCAGCATGTATGATGGCCGTTATTAGTGCGCTTTTTGATATGGCTTGAAACTTTGtctatacatttttaatttttggtgCAGTTAAACTAAGGGTAGCTTTATAAATTtatcaataaacacattttattaagGAAAATCACAGGTTaagatttaaactttaaagcttCATGGTCTTCGTTGAAACATTTTGGgcaaaaaacaggaacaaaaacagattttataaaTTCTTTTAATTTGAATCTATTTGTGTTCAAGTTGTTACCAGTAAGGTACTACAGGACATGATACAAGACTGTGCCCACAAGGTGGAGCTGTGCCGTAACAATACAGGGACACTGATGTGCTCTGTGCTACAGTAATCAGTGTGGCAGATGTAGTAACTGACTCCAGGTTAAACAGAAAAGTACGGTGAACTGAAAACATTATCAACTGTATGTATGAGTGTGTATACCGTGTATGTCAGCGACGCGTTGATCTTGTTAACTAGCCAGGTGAAGGTGCGTCCATACACGGCTTTGGCTAAAGCGTCCCGGGCTGACGATGCCTGCTCGAGGTTCAGCGGGCTCATCAGCTGATgatgaaacacacagagagacaggaaggtGAGAGACAAGTGCAGACAAGCAAAGACTGACAAAACCAGAGTTACACGGGGCTCAGCAGGGACAGTTAGACAAATCACTGTATTAGAGCAGACATTACACACACAGGAAGGCTTTGTAAACAAATGCTTATCGCACAATGAGAGTGTGTATCCAAACCCACCTCCTCTCCCTTTGCAATGATCTTCTTGTGTGTGAGCGCCTCCGTCAGCACCGACACATTCACTCCTAACAACTGGAAAAAAGCACGGCAGCGTTAGGAAGCTACAcggtgacacacacagacatcatGCTGGTCGGCAGTGACGCACTGCTCTGGTATCTGCACATTAGGTCTGACTCCTGGTCTAACTGGAAGACTAAAGGCATGAATGAGAGCCTTCTCTGTGGAAAGTAATGATAGGATCATATCGCATGCTTGACAAATTAAAGAGCGGGGCCCATATTTCCACAAAGTCAGCTCTAACCTGCCAGAAGAAGTGAgggcagtttcttttttttgggcaaTACCCGATTAGAAAACATTTAGTAAGCAGCAGAAATATAGTTGTGAGAAACACTGAATTCAGACACTTAGACAATAATACTGAATTCAACTCTACATGTTAGGAACATGTAGAGTCCgaaaaagtcacttggatgggtgacgaaacgtttctcgcactgaaaacgctacgtccagatgaacagaatcagcctttTGGGGCAAAAGGTGAACTTTGACCTTTTATAACCAAAATCTCGCcttgtgtgaaaatgttccCTCATATGCACGTGAACGTTATATGGCACAAAATGTTTTGACAGATCGCCGTTACCAAACCAGCTCATCTCAGTCCAAATCAACCTTTTTCACAGAATGTTTTCAAACCCCCAAAAGGCAGCACTAACAAAGTGAGACGGACGTGTTACAGGGACTTTTAACCTTTGACCccataacacaaaacaaaacaacgttgAATCTAAGTTAAGGTTTATGTTAAATTTAAACATAAGAAGAAGGGACAGATGAATGGTCTGGAAGCAGACTGCATTCAGCCTTGACTGCTGCCTGTGTGGAGGCACAAGCAGTTATCAAGTGAATAGGACAGTTTGAATAGCTATTAACGTTCTCGGCAGACTGCTGAAAATTATTACCTAAAGCAGCTCAATAGATGTTTGTCAAAGTTTGCTTGAAGTGAAAAGAAATGTGCAATTTGTCTGCCTCATACAGGATACCTTATATGTGACACTCAATCCTtctgttttcacttttgttCTGCTTTCCATGAGGGACTTGTCTGAAAACTAAAAGCCCTGTTGCTTTTATGTGGCGCTGAGCGTGTTCGTGATCCTAACATTGTCTTACCCTGGCCAGGTACTTTATCTGTATGTCAGAGGTGATGCAGGCATTGCTGTCTTCTCCGCCGTACTGCACATTGCCGAGATGGAGAACGCTGGCGATTATGTTCAGCAGCTCCTACGCAGAGACGGAGGGAACAGGAgtgagaaaaaaggagaagaacaaAGGGTTGTGGCGTGATAAGATTAACCTGAAGTTACTACCGAGGCTATCTTTATGAGACTGATACGAGCTGCTTTGATTAAAGTTAAGATCCGGAGAGAACAGGAATCCAAGTATCAAACcggagctgcacacacacacactctcacacctGTTCTTCACTTTATGAGCAGTGTGGGATCTCAAAGAGCTTTGGAGGCGAGCCCAGGCTCACGAACATGTAGGAAGACTCCCACGCTGAGCTCAAGAAACATCTCACTTTAGAataacagccacacacacacacacacacacacaaatcacacaaacactctCAGCAACAAACGCCCACAGAGTAGCAGAAACAACCCCCTCAGgcacacacagttcagtgtttgCAGCACAGCCTGTAGTAAAAACTGTTCCATGGGCATTAATGCACACTGGATTATCCATGCTAAACTTATATGTTCCTACAAAACTAAATACGTGCCAGCGTGGCCTTCGTCCTCACCTCCACCTCGTTCTCACTGAAGCCAATCACAGTCAAGGCTTTCCTCACTACCTTCCAGTCACTGCGATCGTTGATGGAGCTCACTTTGGGACAGTTTCCCtgtggaaagaagaaaaacatgtgaaCGACCTAAAGCACTTTAAACATGCTGCTTATTTACAGTCAGTTTTAGCTTTTCATCCCCTTTATTAAATATGTCCAGCAAACCCTACAAAGCAGCTAATGTGCAAATTGCTGTTTACAGGTAAAGTAAACACCTACTTATATGTGAGCTAAACACCTATTTAGACAAACACAAATGTGAGGTGCTCTGCTCGGTAGCTGCTGGGAGGGGGAGAGTTCAGCTAGTGCCTTAAAGGCAGACCGCTCCCCTGAGGACCCCTCCGCACCTTGTACCGTGAGGCTATTAGCCAAGCTCCCATTAGGACAAGCACACAGTGCAGGCCAGTGGTTTCTGGCaggtcgcagagagagagagagtgaatcTTTACAAACCAGTTATTCATCAGCAATGTTTCTCTTCCCATCCAATTGTGAGAAAGCAGTTCCTCCTGAGCAGGTAGCATGCAGTCTTATTAGCCAAACCAAACACTTCTATTTTATGATTAATAGCaacctttcttttttaacatgttGATTACTATCCTAGACACCcctcaaaaaaaccccaacccaCAGTT comes from Astatotilapia calliptera chromosome 14, fAstCal1.2, whole genome shotgun sequence and encodes:
- the LOC113035673 gene encoding unconventional myosin-Ic isoform X3, whose amino-acid sequence is MMESALTARDRVGVQDFVLLENYTSEAAFIENLRKRFKENLIYTYIGSVLVSVNPYKDLEIYTKNHMERYRGVNFYEVSPHIYAVADNSYRSMRTEGKDQCILISGESGAGKTEASKKILQYYAVTCPASEQVQTVKDRLLQSNPVLEAFGNAKTLRNDNSSRFGKYMDIQFDFKGAPVGGHIINYLLEKSRVVHQNHGERNFHIFYQLIEGGEEDLLRHLGLERNPQQYQYLIKGNCPKVSSINDRSDWKVVRKALTVIGFSENEVEELLNIIASVLHLGNVQYGGEDSNACITSDIQIKYLARLLGVNVSVLTEALTHKKIIAKGEELMSPLNLEQASSARDALAKAVYGRTFTWLVNKINASLTYTSDSSKNYSVIGLLDIYGFEVFQHNSFEQFCINYCNEKLQQLFIELTLKSEQDEYEAEGITWEPVQYFNNKIICDLVEEKFKGIISILDEECLRPGDASDLTFLEKLEDTVGGHAHFVTHKLADAKTRKVMGRDEFRLLHYAGEVNYNVNGFLDKNNDLLFRNLKEVMCMSENKILTQCFNREELSDKKRPDTAATQFKASLAKLMEILMSKEPSYVRCIKPNDSKQSGRFDEVLIRHQVKYLGLMENLRVRRAGFAYRRRYEVFLQRYKSLCPGTWPNWDGKLSDGVSTLVKHLGYKPEEYKMGRSKIFIRFPKTLFATEDALETRKHSLATKLQAGWKGYSQKCKYQKLRNSAIAVQAWWRGILARRRAQRRRQAANTIRRFIKGFIYRHKERCPENEYFLDYVRYSFLMNLCKNLPKNVLDKSWPTPPAALTEASEHLRKMCMQNMVWSYCKKISPEWKHQMEQKMIASEIFKDKKDNYPQSVPKLFVSTRLDGENINPKVVQALGSEKMKYAVPVTKYDRRGYKPRPRQLLLTANSAVIAEEGKLKQRIDYGALKGISVSSLSDGVFVLHVPSEDNKQKGDVVLQSDHVIETLTKIAICADKINTININQGSIKFTMGQGKEGIIDFTPGSELLVAKAKNGHLSVTAPRLNSR